In a genomic window of Arachnia rubra:
- the malQ gene encoding 4-alpha-glucanotransferase — translation MVEHVDGLRRVRQLDPVVAADLVRYLGGDPEEARQDVAASILTVRGDEPVAFADKGELVLANGQMVAVSPDVPTTVPVGYHRFYPTGSMEPVTVVGSPAVAAPTPGRGWGLSVQPYALRSSQDWGIGDLGTVRDLARWAAQQGATTLLLGPMLAAAPTTPREPSPYYPATRLFLDPLYLSMQDVRAPDGTPVAVSRPAGLSDSADAPIDRDAVHTAKYATLRALWTDLDGSPDPLLQDFLAASALPVQLFATWCVLTDKLGGDWRQWPTELQDPRSAQVEAFAEQHADDVSFHVWLQWMCEQQMARIAGEIDVINDLPVGFDPGGFDGWLWQEALVPQVRIGAPPDGFAPDGHGWDSAPFSPMALERLRFAPLVAVWRANMARGAGLHLDHAMHLTRLFWVPWDRTPAEGAYVEYPFREILDLLVLESVANSCYVVTEDLGNVPSDFRQQIGERGLLRTIILWFVKIPPNKWPEAAVAYVSNHDHPPVAAVWADHDAGARLIDVDPQSEEAFARLSHHQRLVALGEGTPVDADLFTALRRTHEGLGRSGAGLVLSQVLDLMLGAQRVNSPTGDRSQSWRTSLPMLLDDLVEDEVARELCSVLAAARNKDRSDFDLTGG, via the coding sequence ATGGTCGAGCACGTTGACGGTCTGCGTCGGGTGCGCCAGCTCGATCCCGTCGTCGCCGCCGATCTTGTGCGCTACCTCGGCGGCGATCCTGAAGAGGCCCGTCAGGACGTGGCCGCGTCGATACTCACGGTTCGCGGCGACGAACCGGTCGCCTTCGCCGACAAGGGCGAACTCGTCCTGGCCAACGGCCAAATGGTGGCGGTCTCACCGGACGTCCCAACTACCGTTCCAGTCGGCTACCACAGATTCTATCCGACCGGGTCTATGGAGCCTGTGACCGTGGTGGGCAGCCCTGCGGTTGCCGCACCCACCCCAGGCCGCGGTTGGGGACTCAGCGTGCAACCCTACGCCCTGCGCTCCAGCCAGGACTGGGGAATAGGTGACCTGGGCACGGTGCGCGACCTCGCGCGCTGGGCGGCGCAGCAGGGGGCGACAACGTTGTTGCTCGGTCCGATGCTCGCCGCCGCACCGACCACACCCCGCGAGCCGAGCCCGTACTACCCGGCCACACGCCTTTTCCTGGACCCGCTCTATCTGTCCATGCAGGACGTGCGCGCACCGGACGGAACGCCTGTTGCTGTGTCCCGTCCGGCGGGACTCAGTGACTCCGCTGATGCGCCGATCGACCGCGATGCGGTGCATACCGCCAAGTACGCCACGCTGAGGGCGCTCTGGACAGACCTTGATGGCAGTCCGGACCCCTTGCTGCAGGACTTTCTTGCCGCCAGTGCGCTTCCTGTGCAGCTCTTCGCCACCTGGTGCGTCCTTACCGATAAGCTCGGGGGCGATTGGCGACAGTGGCCAACGGAACTTCAGGACCCGCGTTCGGCGCAGGTCGAAGCCTTTGCAGAGCAGCACGCTGATGATGTCAGTTTCCATGTCTGGCTGCAGTGGATGTGCGAGCAGCAGATGGCGAGGATCGCTGGCGAAATCGACGTCATTAACGACCTACCGGTCGGCTTCGACCCCGGCGGCTTCGATGGCTGGTTGTGGCAGGAGGCACTAGTCCCACAGGTGCGTATCGGTGCTCCGCCGGATGGATTCGCGCCTGATGGCCATGGCTGGGACAGCGCTCCCTTCTCGCCGATGGCCTTGGAACGGCTGCGGTTCGCGCCGTTGGTGGCGGTCTGGAGGGCGAACATGGCTCGTGGCGCAGGCCTGCACCTAGACCATGCAATGCACCTCACCAGGCTGTTCTGGGTGCCGTGGGACAGGACGCCGGCCGAAGGGGCGTATGTTGAGTACCCTTTCCGGGAGATCCTCGACCTATTGGTGCTGGAAAGTGTTGCGAATAGCTGTTACGTGGTAACGGAGGACCTCGGAAATGTCCCCTCCGATTTCCGGCAGCAGATTGGGGAGCGCGGCCTTCTACGAACAATCATTTTGTGGTTTGTCAAGATTCCCCCGAACAAGTGGCCCGAAGCCGCAGTTGCCTACGTCTCGAACCATGACCACCCGCCGGTGGCGGCAGTCTGGGCCGACCACGACGCTGGCGCAAGGTTGATCGACGTCGATCCGCAAAGTGAGGAAGCGTTTGCCCGGCTGTCGCACCATCAGCGCCTCGTCGCGCTAGGTGAGGGGACGCCGGTCGATGCAGACCTGTTCACCGCGCTCCGCCGGACTCACGAGGGCCTAGGGCGCAGCGGAGCCGGCCTCGTACTAAGCCAGGTGCTCGACCTGATGCTCGGGGCTCAGCGGGTGAACTCTCCCACCGGCGACCGGTCGCAGAGCTGGCGCACGTCTCTGCCAATGCTGCTCGATGATCTGGTGGAGGATGAGGTGGCGCGTGAGCTGTGTAGCGTGCTCGCCGCCGCGCGCAATAAGGACCGATCCGACTTCGACCTCACGGGAGGATAA
- a CDS encoding DegT/DnrJ/EryC1/StrS family aminotransferase, with translation MVEQEVGTAIEPVVVPFAAPYLGSEEQQAVLSVVESGWIGTGEVARDTESRFATYLNVPHALLLSSGTAALHLALLGLGVGAGDEVVVPTVTFTATAATVVHAGARPVLVDVEPETLNIDLESARRALTPRTKALVIVHMSGRMADVRAARKFCDEHGLRLVEDSAHALPAERDGITPGALSDAAAFSFFVTKPLTSAEGGLLVTPHADVEQRCRVLSRHGIDRSTHDRHRFGRSPHYDVVAAGFKYNLPDILAAVLRCQLARADELHARRAGIARIYLEGLDGVPGLDLPPADTRTNRSSWYLFIVRIPAHLKRDELATRLAADGVGTSVHLRPLHQFSYYADHFPTDPAHVRVADEVYPRLLSLPIFPAMTDEQVAHVVSTVRRHAMARS, from the coding sequence ATGGTTGAGCAAGAAGTGGGCACTGCTATTGAGCCGGTCGTGGTGCCGTTCGCAGCGCCGTACCTCGGGAGCGAGGAGCAACAGGCGGTGCTGTCCGTCGTCGAGAGCGGGTGGATCGGGACCGGCGAGGTCGCGCGCGACACTGAGTCCCGGTTCGCGACCTACCTGAATGTCCCGCACGCGCTGCTACTGAGCTCCGGCACGGCTGCCTTACACCTGGCACTGCTAGGACTGGGCGTCGGTGCGGGCGATGAGGTCGTGGTGCCGACTGTAACCTTCACGGCGACAGCAGCCACGGTCGTGCACGCTGGGGCGCGGCCGGTGCTGGTCGACGTTGAGCCTGAAACGCTGAACATCGACCTCGAGTCTGCGCGTCGGGCCCTCACGCCGCGCACCAAGGCCCTCGTTATCGTGCATATGTCAGGCCGGATGGCCGATGTACGTGCTGCCAGGAAGTTCTGCGATGAGCACGGGCTGCGTCTCGTAGAGGACTCCGCGCACGCGCTCCCGGCAGAGCGGGACGGCATTACCCCCGGCGCACTGTCGGACGCCGCAGCTTTCTCGTTCTTCGTCACCAAGCCGCTCACCAGCGCGGAGGGCGGTCTGCTTGTCACACCTCACGCGGACGTTGAGCAGAGATGCCGCGTGCTGAGTAGACACGGTATCGACCGAAGCACGCACGACCGGCACCGTTTCGGCCGCTCGCCCCACTACGACGTAGTCGCCGCCGGGTTCAAGTACAACCTGCCAGATATCCTCGCGGCGGTATTGCGGTGCCAGTTGGCGCGTGCTGACGAGTTGCACGCGCGGCGCGCTGGCATCGCCCGCATCTATCTGGAAGGGCTGGACGGCGTCCCGGGGCTCGACTTGCCGCCCGCCGACACTCGTACCAACAGATCGTCCTGGTACCTATTCATCGTCCGCATCCCGGCGCACCTCAAGCGTGACGAGCTGGCCACCCGGCTGGCGGCCGACGGTGTGGGCACTAGCGTGCATCTGCGCCCGCTCCACCAATTCAGCTACTACGCCGATCACTTCCCCACCGATCCGGCCCATGTCCGGGTGGCTGATGAGGTGTACCCTCGGCTACTCTCTCTTCCCATCTTCCCAGCGATGACAGACGAGCAGGTCGCGCATGTCGTG
- a CDS encoding transaldolase family protein produces the protein MTKVYVDSADVEECAYWFATGLVVGTTANSTLVRTAGALSLCDLAGQLLALDPTELHLQVLPEDPAEAFDQARTLAAQGDKVRVKIPLLTGSGELRTSLISRCAQNGIKVNVTACTTPGQAMAAVGLGVSHVSLLWCRMRDAGINPARALKQVTAHRDRSGLSAKTVIGSIRKPADASDALAAGAQYRRQFCGRGWPRTRAACLLNSSAPTLSTSRCERRDG, from the coding sequence ATGACGAAGGTCTACGTCGACAGCGCAGACGTGGAGGAGTGCGCATACTGGTTTGCCACCGGCCTCGTCGTGGGAACCACCGCTAATTCCACGCTAGTACGCACTGCCGGTGCGCTGAGCCTGTGCGACCTCGCGGGCCAGTTACTGGCGCTCGATCCCACTGAGCTGCATCTGCAGGTGCTGCCGGAAGACCCAGCGGAGGCCTTCGACCAGGCAAGGACGCTGGCGGCGCAGGGTGACAAGGTGCGGGTTAAGATCCCACTGCTAACCGGCTCTGGTGAGCTCCGGACGTCGCTCATCAGTCGCTGCGCGCAGAACGGCATCAAGGTCAATGTCACTGCGTGCACTACCCCAGGGCAGGCGATGGCAGCTGTGGGCCTTGGTGTGAGCCATGTCAGCCTGCTGTGGTGCCGAATGCGCGACGCCGGCATCAACCCAGCCCGGGCTCTCAAGCAGGTCACTGCTCACCGTGACCGCAGTGGTTTGTCGGCCAAGACAGTGATTGGCAGCATCCGCAAACCGGCGGACGCTTCAGACGCACTCGCGGCTGGCGCGCAGTACCGTCGTCAGTTCTGCGGGCGTGGCTGGCCCCGGACCCGAGCCGCCTGTTTGCTGAACAGTTCAGCACCGACTCTGTCCACCTCACGCTGTGAGCGGCGGGATGGTTGA